One segment of Leuconostoc lactis DNA contains the following:
- the pyk gene encoding pyruvate kinase, whose product MKKTKIVSTLGPSSSDVETIVKLIQAGANVFRFNFSHGDHEEHLSRMNAVHEAEKITGKTVGILLDTKGAEIRTTKQVDGKIEFQTGDVLRISMDENLEGTKEKIAVTYAGLFDDVQVGGQVLFDDGLLGTTVLEKDVANRELVVRVDNDGILGSRKGVNAPGVSINLPGITEKDADDIRFGLDHGINYIAASFVRKPEDVLEIRALLKEKNMEHVQIVPKIESQEGIDNLDAIIAVSDGLMVPRGDMGVEIPAENVPLVQKEMIRKMNLAGLPVITATQMLDSMEENPRPTRAEASDVANAVFDGTDATMLSGESANGEYPVEAVATMAAIDEKAESSLPYNGRHQDLHFDETDATEAVASAVSRIAHSVNAKAIVVSTNSGYTARMVSKYRPEVNILAVTYSERVQRGLTLNYGVLPVVYDAPATIDEMIALAKTAVKEQGLANTGDTIVIAAGVPMSQSGTTNMITVQTV is encoded by the coding sequence AATCGTCTCAACACTTGGTCCGTCATCATCTGATGTCGAAACAATCGTCAAGTTGATCCAAGCGGGTGCCAACGTATTCCGCTTCAACTTCTCACACGGTGATCACGAAGAACACTTGAGCCGCATGAATGCTGTTCATGAAGCTGAAAAGATCACAGGTAAGACAGTCGGTATCTTGTTGGACACAAAGGGTGCTGAAATCCGTACAACAAAGCAAGTCGATGGTAAGATTGAATTCCAAACAGGCGACGTTTTGCGTATCTCAATGGACGAAAACCTTGAAGGTACAAAGGAAAAGATTGCCGTAACCTACGCAGGTTTGTTTGATGACGTGCAAGTGGGTGGACAAGTCTTGTTTGATGATGGTTTGCTTGGCACAACTGTTCTTGAAAAGGACGTTGCTAACCGTGAACTTGTTGTTCGTGTTGACAATGATGGTATCTTGGGATCACGTAAGGGTGTCAACGCACCAGGTGTTTCAATCAACCTGCCTGGTATCACTGAAAAGGATGCTGATGACATTCGCTTCGGTTTGGACCACGGTATCAACTATATCGCCGCATCATTCGTTCGTAAGCCTGAAGACGTGCTCGAAATTCGTGCCTTGTTGAAGGAAAAGAACATGGAACACGTGCAAATCGTGCCTAAGATCGAATCACAAGAAGGTATCGACAACCTTGATGCTATTATTGCCGTTTCTGATGGTTTGATGGTACCACGTGGTGACATGGGTGTCGAAATTCCAGCCGAAAACGTGCCTTTGGTACAAAAGGAAATGATCCGCAAGATGAACTTGGCAGGTTTGCCAGTTATCACTGCGACACAAATGCTTGACTCAATGGAAGAAAACCCACGTCCAACACGTGCCGAAGCTTCCGACGTTGCCAACGCTGTCTTCGATGGTACTGATGCCACAATGTTGTCAGGTGAATCAGCTAACGGTGAATATCCAGTTGAAGCCGTTGCCACAATGGCTGCTATCGACGAAAAGGCTGAATCATCATTGCCTTACAACGGTCGTCATCAAGATCTTCACTTTGATGAAACAGATGCGACAGAAGCCGTTGCTTCAGCTGTATCACGTATTGCCCACAGCGTAAATGCTAAGGCAATCGTTGTGTCAACAAACTCAGGTTACACAGCACGTATGGTATCAAAGTACCGTCCAGAAGTTAACATTTTGGCCGTGACTTATTCAGAACGTGTACAACGTGGTTTGACTTTGAACTACGGTGTCTTGCCAGTTGTTTACGATGCTCCTGCAACAATCGATGAAATGATTGCATTGGCTAAGACAGCTGTTAAGGAACAAGGTTTGGCTAACACAGGTGACACAATTGTCATCGCAGCCGGTGTACCAATGTCACAATCTGGTACAACAAACATGATTACTGTACAAACAGTTTAA
- a CDS encoding ammonium transporter, translating into MNTGDLAWVLISAALVWLMTPGLALFYGGLGERRNLLHTMFVPILIIGIATMVWFTVGYSLAFGGAGDIIGNFKHLFLSGVSFTHSTKSLTIPDGAFALFQGMFPIITAAIITGSVIGRVRIKAMIVFITLWLIFIYTPLAHMVWGGGLLAKLGAIDFAGGTVVHISSGVTGLVLALMIGHRHNDKHVPVRPSYVLIGGALLWVGWFGFNSGSALAANGIAVLALVNTWLASAAGVLTWGLAEYKMHGRATLSGITSGGVAGLVAITPAAGFVAPWAAVVMGLLAGVIGFGGITFVKNSFGYDDTLDAFGIHGIGGAVGAILTGVFADKTIGGIAGAVNGDWSLVWKQLVAILFTVAFAAIGTYILAKITAVIAAPLRLTPEEEAQGYDNIMHDLTVE; encoded by the coding sequence ATGAATACAGGTGATTTGGCTTGGGTGTTAATTTCGGCAGCATTGGTTTGGTTAATGACGCCAGGTTTGGCCCTCTTCTATGGTGGCTTGGGTGAACGACGCAATTTATTGCACACCATGTTTGTGCCCATTTTAATCATTGGGATTGCAACAATGGTCTGGTTCACTGTTGGTTACTCGCTGGCATTTGGTGGCGCGGGGGATATCATTGGTAACTTTAAGCATTTATTTTTGTCTGGGGTATCGTTTACCCATTCAACAAAGAGCTTAACGATTCCCGATGGTGCGTTTGCCTTGTTCCAGGGCATGTTCCCGATTATCACGGCTGCCATCATTACCGGTTCGGTGATTGGCCGTGTCCGCATTAAAGCCATGATTGTGTTCATTACGCTATGGTTGATTTTTATTTATACGCCATTGGCACACATGGTGTGGGGCGGTGGTTTGTTGGCAAAGCTAGGTGCGATTGACTTTGCTGGTGGGACAGTTGTTCACATTTCAAGTGGTGTGACTGGCTTGGTCTTGGCCTTGATGATTGGTCACCGACATAACGATAAGCATGTACCTGTTCGACCTTCTTATGTGTTGATTGGTGGGGCGTTGCTTTGGGTGGGTTGGTTCGGCTTTAACTCAGGCTCTGCATTAGCCGCTAATGGTATTGCTGTCTTGGCCTTGGTTAACACGTGGTTGGCTTCAGCTGCTGGTGTGTTGACTTGGGGACTTGCCGAATATAAAATGCATGGCCGCGCTACCTTGTCTGGGATTACCAGTGGTGGGGTTGCTGGTTTAGTTGCCATTACGCCAGCTGCAGGCTTCGTTGCCCCTTGGGCAGCGGTTGTGATGGGCTTGTTGGCCGGTGTCATTGGCTTTGGCGGAATTACTTTTGTTAAGAATAGTTTTGGTTATGATGATACGCTAGATGCCTTTGGAATTCATGGCATTGGTGGTGCAGTTGGGGCTATTTTAACCGGTGTATTTGCCGATAAAACGATTGGTGGTATTGCCGGTGCTGTGAACGGTGATTGGTCATTAGTTTGGAAACAGTTGGTTGCTATTTTGTTCACTGTGGCCTTTGCTGCGATTGGCACCTATATTTTGGCAAAAATCACCGCAGTGATCGCCGCACCATTACGCTTAACACCTGAAGAAGAAGCGCAGGGCTATGACAATATTATGCATGATTTAACGGTGGAATAA